In the genome of Calditrichota bacterium, the window CTCAGGCCACGGGCATGGGAGGAGTGTCCCTGTCTCTTCTGGATCCCCGATATTTAAATACACTGAATCCTGCTCAATTTGGGGCTCTTCTGGATGTTCGTACCAGTGCCAGTTTTCTTTTTCAACGATTGAACGTTTCAGCCAACGAAGGAAATTTTAAAAGCTATTATTCCAATTTTAACTCAATGGCCGCCGGTTTTCCGATTAAAAGAAACATTGGCATCCAATTCGGAATCGTCCCGGAAACGGTCTCGCAATTTCGTCTGGAAAGCGCCGAGCATATCGGCGATGTGACCTACACAAAATCGGTTGAGAAAAAAGGCGGGATGAATACGTTTTATCTTGGAACCGGCTTTAGAATTCTGCCTCATATCTATTTGGGGACTCGGGTTGATTTTTTATTCGGGAAAATTGCCGAAATCTGGAAACTGGATTTCACGGATCCCACCTTCCGGGATGGAAAGAATACGTACAATACAAAAGTGTGGGGGCTCAATGCCGGCGTGGGTGCCCTTATCCGGCCCGCTCATTGGCTTTCCGTGGGAGCTTCCTACTGGCCTACCCGCACCATGCACATGCGCCTTGAACAAAGATACAGCCAGCCGCAGATCATAACGTCCACTTCAAAGGACTGGACCTATCCATCCAAATACGGTGTGGGTTTTAGTGTAAAACTCAAGAATCGGTGGCTTTTTGGCGCAGATTACTGGGCACAACAATGGTCAAAATTTGCAATTAACGGACAGGCAGACCCCGATATGACCGATGAACGCCGGCTGTCGTTAGGTGCGGAGCTGGGCGGAAACAAGGATGTGTTTTCTCCGTTTTTAAAACAGATTTCTCTGCGTGCTGGTTTTTACACCCACACACTGAATGTTTTGGGATTTCAGGGAAACGAAAAAGTGATTGAAAATGTGGGGACATTCGGCTTTGGCTTCCCCTTCGGAAAGGGAAGAGGCTCCATCGATTTTGCTTTTGAAGCCGGAATGCGCGGCCATCTTTCTGCCAATTCATATAAAGAATCTATTTTTCGACTGAAAATCTTTGTAACAGGCGGGGAAAGATGGTTTGTGAGAGTTAAAAAGTAGAATAAAACGGGTTCACCCCGGTAAATTGTGGTACGGGTACAGGAACATTTACTAAAAACAGACAACAAATGGTACAGGGCAAAAGAGCCGATTCGCAGGGTTTTGAAGCATTTTATTTTTTATGTCATTGCCGTAATTCATTGGGGTGATGTTTCATAACTTAAAAAAATACTTGACTTTTGGTGTTTTTTTTATTAAAATTTCCCTTGAATTTTGTGGCGATTGATCGGGTTTGGCCGAATGGTTGTTAAAGACCGTGTGGCTGAATCGCAGCAAATATTTTGAGGGATTATTCAAATAACGAAGGAGGAAAGATCGTGGGACGGGCAAACGAAAAAAAGAGGACTGTCTGGAGTTTGGTTGTGGGAATAGTGGCAGCACTCACTCTCTATGTTGGAATTTTCTGGGGATGCGCGCCACAACAAACGGTGAACAAAGGAATGTCAGCGGCTCGTAAAAAGGCTATTGAAGATTCCTTGAGAAAGGCTCAGCAATTTGAAATATTGAAAAGCTGGAGCTCGGGATACGAGTATTACAAGAATAAGTCCTACAAGGATGCCAAAAAGTACTTCTGGAAAGTTATCCGGATGGACACAGCCATGGCGTATGCCGACACCTTCCATTACAAGGACATTTTTGCCCGTCTGGCGAATTGCTATGTTCAGGAAAATAAGCCGGACAGCGCTCAACTGGCCTACACCATGGGGCTGAAATTTTTTCCCAATGATGTCTATTTGCATGAAAGTTTGGGCTATATTTTGCGCGGTAAGGGGCAGCTGAAAAAAGCTGCTGAGCAGTATGAAAAGGCCGTTCAACTGAATCCCAAAAAAGCGGAAGACTGGAAGATTCTGGGCGAAATATATGTGAAGCTAAACGATACGGAGAACGCTATTCGCGCTTACGAGAAATACACCGCCATGAAACCCCATGATCGAAAAGCCCTGGAGGTTCTCTCAATTCTATATAAAGAAAGCGGCCGCGAGGAGGAGGCCATTGCCAAAAAGGAGGAGATCCTTAAAAATAGCCCGAACGATGTTACCCTGATGTTGCAATTGGGAAAGGCTTACACCAATCGTGGCGATTTGGAAAAAGCACGCGATATGTATTTAAGGGTGTTGTCCATTGAGCCGGAGAACAAGATTGCTCTTTCCTTGTTGGGCTATGTGTATATGAATTTGGAGAATTACTCAGAGGCCATTAAAATCTATAAAAAGCTTCAAAAATTAGAGCCCAAAAATCCTGAGATTTTCTGTAATATTGCGTCCGCCTATCGGATGAAAAAACAATACAAAATTGCGAAGAATTATGTGCGAAAAGCGATTTCAATCGATCCGAAATATGGATTGGATTACATAACGATGGCCCAGATTTACGAAGCCTCTGCCGGCGATTGCATCAACCAGAAAGGCGGGAAAGTGGATTTCGACGACAAGCTGGTGTACGAAAAGGCCTACAATGAATACAAGAAGGCTCTGCGCGATCCCCAATATGCGGATTTGGCTCAACGTCGAATGGATGCCATTCGTTCCATGCTCCCGACGAAAGAGGATCGGTTCTTTAACAAGGGCAAAAAAGAACCAACCAGTAAGTGTTACAAGTGGATTTACTAATGGCTGATATCTCAATCGCCGTGGGATCGGACCATGCGGGCTTTGAGTTAAAAGAGGCCATTCGAGAGTATTTGGAATCGCTCAACCTATCGGTCAAGGATTTTGGAACGTTTACGACAGATTCTGTAGACTACCCGGATTTCGCCTATGCCGTGGCATCGGCTGTGGCGAAAGGAGAATTTGACCGGGGTATCTTGATTTGCGGTACGGGAATTGGGATGTCCATTGTGGCCAATAAGGTAAAGGGGATCCGGGCGGCAGAATGCACGACATCCTATTTGGCCGAGATGAGCCGCCGCCACAATAATGCCAATGTTCTGACCCTGGGCGGGCGGGTTCTTTCTGCAGAAGAAGCACAAACCATTGTGCGGGTGTGGCTGGAAACCCCTTTTGAGGGAGGACGCCACCAGCGGAGGATAGACAAAATCCATTATTTAACGGGAATGTAAATAAAAGAGGAACTCCTGTGCAGCTTTTAAAGGAAGTTGATCCGGAAATCTACGACGCGATTCTAAATGAAACGCATCGCCAGAATGATAAGCTTGAGCTAATCGCATCGGAGAATTTTGTGAGTCCGGCCGTTTTGCGGGCCATGGGCAGCATCATGACGAATAAATACGCCGAGGGGTACCCGGGCAAGCGTTACTACGGGGGCTGTGAGTTTGTGGATGTGGCGGAAAATCTGGCACGAGAACGCGCCAAACAACTTTTTGGAGCGGTCCATGCCAATGTACAGCCTCATTCGGGCACGCAGGCCAATATGGCGGTTTATTTTTCGTTGCTGAATCCCGGGGAAACCCTGATGGGAATGAATCTGGCGCACGGGGGCCATCTTTCCCATGGGAGTCCCGTTAATTTTTCAGGACGTTATTACAGAGTGGTTGCCTACGGCGTGGATGAATCAGGCTTTATCGATATGAATCAGGTGGAGGATGTGGCCAAAAGGGAAAAGCCCAAAATGATTATGACGGGTGCCAGTGCCTATTCCCGCGAAATCGATTTTAGGGCGTTTCGTGAAATTGCCGATCGCGTGGGTGCAAAATTAGTTGCGGACATTGCCCATCCGGCGGGTCTGGTGGCCGCAGGACTGATTCAAAGTCCGATTCCGTATGCCCATGTGGTGACCACAACCACCCACAAAACCCTTCGCGGGCCGCGCGGAGGAATGATTTTGCTGGGTGCAGATGGCGAGAACGATCTGGGAATTACCACTCCCAAGGGTCGTATTAAACGTTGGTCGGAAGTGATTGACAGCAATGTCTTTCCCGGAAGCCAGGGCGGTCCGCTGATGCACGTGATTGCAGCCAAAGCGGTGGCCTTTAAAGAAGATTTGCAGCCCTCGTTCAAGGACTACGCCCGGCAGATTATTGCCAATGCAAAGGCTATGGCTGATGAATTTATAAAACGAGGATACACGGTTGTTTCAGGCGGCACAGATACCCATCTTATGCTGTTGGATTTGTCCAATCGTTCCATTACCGGAAAAGAAGCCGAGAAGGCCCTGGAACAGGCCGGAATTACCGTAAACAAAAATATGGTTCCATTTGATAAGCAGAGCCCGTTTGTGACCTCCGGCATTCGGATAGGAACCCCGGCGCTGACTACCCGCGGAATGAAGGAAAACGAGATGCGGTATATTGCCGGACTGATTGACCGGGTTCTTCTAAATCTTGGAAAGGATGCCGTATATCGGGACGTTTTCGGAGAGGTTCAGGACCTTTGCCGGAAATTTCCTTTGTATGAGCTCCCGGAGTAAAATTCAGTTGCACGACCAGCTCTTAAAGAAAAGATTTTTATGAGATGTCCCTTTTGCGGTGAAGATAATGATCGAGTACTGGACTCACGCAGTAGTGAAGATGGGCGGGTGGTACGCCGCCGCCGCCAGTGTCAGTCCTGTGAACGCAAGTTTACAACCAAGGAGTACATCATCGACCTGCCAATTATGGTCATTAAGTCCGATGGCCGGCGGGAATCCTTTGCGCGCGATAAACTCCTGAGAGGAATTGAAATTGCGTGCAGTAAACGCCCCATTCCAAGGCAGAAAATTGAAGAAGTTGTGGAAAAAGTGCAGGGGCAAATTCAGGATTTATATCAAAAAGAGGTTTCTTCCAAGCAAATTGGCGAATTTGTGAGCCAGCATTTAAGGGAATTAGACGAAGTTGCGTATGTTCGCTTTGCGTCGGTTTATCGCAAATTTCAGGATACGGAAGAATTCCTGAAAGAGCTTCAAAGCTTGATCCGAAAAAGCAAGTAAGTGCTAAGATTGTGGCGGTGGCAGCGGAGGAAAACGTTTTTTATGCGTATATTATAGATTGTTTTTATAACGTCGTGTCAAACCAATTTGTCCCACCCAAAAGCTGCAGAGCCACACAACTGTCCCAAACAAAGATATTATGCGGGGGATAGGTTTATTTTGTGCAAAAATACCATACAATGCAATTGCAAGAAGCCCGAATGGTACAATGTGCATGCATTTTATTTTACAGGAAATGAAGTCGTTGTCATTGACGACATTTCTGGGCAAAGGTTTTTAAGGCAGACTCACATAAGAAAAAAACATCGTGTTCCGCCCGCAGTGCGTGTCAATCCGTAATCAGGCACCGGCAGGCGGAATCCCTTTGTGCGATACGATATGGCCAGGCATTTGCGCGCGGACAACTGTGGGATTCTGACCGATTTGAGGAGAAGTTTTATGCTTGGATTTAAAGAGCGAACGTTTCACGGCGGGGCACATCCTCCTGAAGCGAAAAAATATACGGAAAAGAAACCGATAGAAAAAATGCCGGCTCCCGAACAGGTTGTCATCCCCCTGCAGCAGCATATCGGTGCGCCTACGGAACCGCTGGTAAAGGTGGGTGATCGGGTAAAAATCGGTGATCGCCTGAGTGAGCCCAAGGGATTTGTTTCAGTCCCGGTGCATGCGTCGGTTTCAGGAAAGGTTGTAAAAATTGCAGAAATGCCGCATCCTCTGGGGAAAAAGGTTCTTTCAATTATTATTCAGAACGACGGCGAAGATGCTTTTTCAGAGGCCGTGCGGCCGGATGAAAACTACATGGACCTTTCGCCTGAGGAGATGAGGAAAAGGATTCAAATGGCCGGGATTGCCGGAATGGGAGGGGCAACATTTCCCACGCATGTGAAACTTTCTCCACCGGCGGAAAAGCCCATTGATACGCTTATCATTAATGGCGCCGAATGTGAGCCTTATCTGACGGCAGATCATCGGACGATGGTTGAGTTTTCCGAAGAAATCGTGGCAGGGATAAAGATTATTCAAAAAATACTGGGCGTTAAAAGGACTATCATCGCTATTGAAAAAAACAAACCGGATGCCATTAAAAAAATGCGGGGAGTGACCCGAAACGATTCCAGCATAGACGTAATTGCCTTAAAGGTGAAATATCCGCAGGGAGCCGAAAAACAGCTGATTAAAGCGATCACGAATCGGGAAGTTCCCACGGGGGGCCTGCCGATGGATGTGGGATGTCTGGTTCAAAATGTGGGGACAACCCGGGCCATTTACGAGGCCCTGGCCAGAGGGAAACCTCTTTATGAACGCGTCACCACCGTAACCGGCCCGGGAATCAAAGAACCCAAAAACCTGATTGTTCGAATTGGAACACTGTTCAAAGATGTCATTGCGTATTGCGGCGGTTACAGGGAGGATGTGTCTAAGTTAATCATGGGCGGCCCTATGATGGGGCTGGCCCAGCACACGGATGACGTACCGGTAATTAAGGGCACATCCGGCCTTTTGCTTTTAACGGAAAAATATGTCCGCGTGGCCGATCCGATGCCGTGTATCGGATGCAACCGATGCGTGGACACCTGTCCCATGCATCTGGTGCCCACAACTTTAGCTGAATTCGCTGATTTTAAGCGCTATGTCGAAGCCGAAAAATGGGGAATAATGGATTGTATTGAATGCGGTACGTGCACATTTGTTTGTCCGGCCAAACGCCATTTGTTGCAGTCGATCCGGTTTGGGAAATACGAGATTAATCTCCAAAAACGAAAAGCGAGCTAACTGTGGTTCTGCGGGTCTAAGGATTAGGAAGGGATTATGGACAAATTATTTCGAGTTTCTTCATCACCCCACGTTCTTGACAGGGACAATGTTTCAAAAATTATGATTTATGTGATATTGGCCCTGCTTCCTTCCCTAATTGGGGGCACATATTTTTTCGGCTGGCGGGCTTTATGGGTGACCGCGTTGACGGTTCTGTCGTGCGTAGTCACGGAGGCCGTTGTGCAGAAAATGATGAATCGACCGGTAACCATTACCGACTGGAGTGCTGTAGTAACCGGAATTCTGCTGGCATTTAATATGCCGTCAAATGTCCCTTTTTATTTGCCGATTGTCGGGGGAGTTTTTGCGATTGCCATTGCGAAACAGGCGTTTGGGGGTCTGGGTTTTAACCCGGTAAACCCGGCGCTCGCTGCCCGTGCCTTTTTGCTGGCGTCCTGGCCTATTGACATGACCGTATTCAAAGTGGCTCCTCGGGGAGGAACCCTGTCCGGCATCGACGCCATTACAACCGCCACCCCTCTGAATGTGATGAAACAATCCCTGGATATCTTGAAACACCAGTCCAATTATGCGGTGGAAAAGGTCAGTCAGGCTCAATCGGCAATCCTGCAGTTGAAGGAAGCCTACGGCCATCTTTTTTGGGGAAATGTGGGTGGCTGTCTGGGTGAAACGTCTGCTTTCCTGATTTTACTGGGGGCTGCTCTTTTGATGTACAAACGCATTATTGATTGGCGGATTCCGTTTAGCTATCTTTTTACGGTCGCCGTACTTGCCTGGATGTTTGGGGGGCCCAGCGGCCTGTTTTCAGGCGATTGGATTTTTCACCTCCTGGCGGGCGGCGTTATGCTGGGGGCATTTTTTATGGCAACAGATATGGTTACCTCTCCCCTGACACCTTCTGGAAGAATCTATTTCGGAGTCGGCGCCGGCATTCTGACGGTGATCATCCGGCTCTGGGGAGGGTACCCGGAAGGGACCTCCTACTCCATTTTACTGATGAATTTAACCGTTCCCCTTCTCAATCGCTACACCCGTCCCCGAATTTTCGGTGAGAGGAGGAGAAAATGAAGGATTTTTTCAAACTGCCTGCTGTACTAACCCTGACAGCCATCATTGCCGCCGGCGCTCTGGCGTACGTGTTTAATGTTACCAAACCCAGAATCGATGCCCAGAAACGCCTTGTAATGGAACAGTCATTAAAACAGGTTTTGCCCTCCGCCAATACAGGGGTCCTGATTCCTGTGAAAAAAGGGGGGAAAATAGAATATTACAAGGGATACGCTTCACCCGACACAACCCATCTGGCAGGATACATCATTATTTCTTCTGCCCACGGGTATTCCAGCGAAATTGAAGTAATGGTTGGAGTGGATACGAGCTGGGCTATTCAGGGCATTAAAATTCTTTCCCAGGCCGAGACCCCCGGCCTTGGGGCGAAGATTACGGAAATCAAATACGGCGAAAAATCTCCGTGGTTTCAACGGCAGTTTATCGGGAAAAAGGGCGGTAATTTGGCCGTTGACAAGGACGGCGGGCAGATTAAAAGTGTAACCGGGGCGACCATTTCTTCCCGGGCGGTAACACGAGCCGTAAATCTGGGGATTAAACGATTGCAGAAGTTACTGGGAAAAACGCCATCCGAAAATTTACAGCTGAGTCTGATTTTTTAATTGAGGGAGTTTGGCAATGTCGTTGATCAAAGAATTTACCAAAGGGATTTATAAAGAAAATCCCACGTTTCGAATGGTTCTGGGAATGTGCCCGACACTGGCTGTGTCAAATACGCTCCAGAACAGTGTGGGAATGGGTGTTGCCGTTATTTTTGTGCTGACCAGTTCGAATTTTTTGGTGTCTTTGATTCACCCTTGGGTTCCTTCAAAAATCAGGATTCCGATTTACATTACGGTTATTGCCACATTTACGACTATTGTCGATCTGGTTATGGCCGCCTACACCCCCGGCTTACACAAGGCATTGGGAATTTTTATTCCTTTGATCGTCGTGAACTGTATTATTCTGGGACGCGCTGAAGCATTTGCCGGAAAGAACAGCGTCCTTCCCTCCATCATGGATGGATTGGGAATGGGACTTGGGTTTACACTGGCCCTCTCGCTTTTGGGCTTTACGCGGGAATTAATTGGAAACGGAACGCTCTGGGGGATTCCGGTACTGGGAACCTCTTACCACCCCATGTTGATCATGATTCTGCCTCCGGGTGCTTTTCTGGTTCTGGGACTGTATATGGCACTGCTTAATTATTTCGATCGCAAACGAGCCGTCTTGTAAATTTGGAGGAATGATGGAACTCAGAACATTATTGATTATATCCATTGCGTCTATTTTTGTGAACAATTTTGTTTTAAATCGATTTTTGGGCATCTGCCCGTATATGGGCGTTTCCAAGGAAATAAGCTCGGCTCTCGGAATGGGATTTGCCGTCATTTTTGTCATGACCCTGGCTTCATTTGTCACCTGGCTGATTTACGTGTACCTGCTCGAACCGGCGTCAACCAATGTGTTTTTTCATATCTTCAGCCTGAAACATCCCCCTGACCTGACGTTTTTGCGCACCATCGCGTTTATTCTGGTGATTGCAGCGCTTGTGCAGTTTGTTGAAATGGTGGTACAAAAATCGGCCCCCGGCCTGTACAAGGCTCTGGGAATCTATTTGCCACTCATTACAACAAATTGCGCTATTTTGGGTGTGACGGTTTTGAATATCAACGATTCCCTGAATTTGTTGGAAAGCATTACTCAGGGATTTATGAGCGGCGTTGGGTTTACCCTGGCTCTTGTGCTGATGGCGGGTATTCGTGAAAAACTGGATTCAGCCCGCATTCCGGAATCGTTTAAGGGAACTCCCATTGCGTTCATTACGGCCGCTCTGATGTCGATTGCTTTTCTCGGATTTGCCGGGTTACGGCTGTAAATCCGTTTTAAAAAGAGAGAGCATACATAAACGGATATTTCAGATGCACTCAGTTGAGTTCTTCTCCTTTGGGTTACGATTCCTGAAAGGGCAATTTCCCCGACGACTATCGCACAGGCACCGAGTTCCGACCGACCGCTGGTGATTCACAACTGTCCGTTTGGAAAAATATTCAACCCGGATTTGGAAAATCGCAAAAATACCCTGTCGCGATGGGCCCGCAGGCCTTCATCGACGGGGAACCGTGTCACCTTTTTCTCATGGTTTAAACTAAACTGCCGATAATAATTATACGATAAGCTCATACACCAGATCGGGGTAATCTTTTCCCGTTAGGTCTTTTGGATGCCCGTCTTTTCAACGGCCTATTCTCTGTTTGCCTTACGGTCTGGCACCGAAAACGTACGTTTGATTCAACTTCGGAAAATGGGCAACACACTAAACTGCATTTGCAGGATAGGGTCTCGTCGCGCCTGTGCCTTTCCGGCCCCGGGAGTCACGGCGGAGCGGGATAATGCCCAAAATTAATTGCAGCGGATAAAAAAGCAATTCATGAAAACATTACGATCAAAATTGAGACGCTTTACAAGACCCTCCCTGTTTGGAGTATTTTTTGTCAGTTTCCTTTTGCTTATGTTTTTTCCTCTGCTGCTCAGCCACTTCATTGAGAATCAAACCGTGGGAAAACATGAAAAGGGCCTGTCTTCGGATATCTATCAATTTATTGATAATACAAAAAAGTCTGAAATCCATAAAACTCTGAAAGAAATGGGAGTAAAACTGGAGTTTGCCTTCAGTGATGTCAACCGGGCCTTGCAAACCATGTGTACGCTGTATCCCTTCTGGGAAGAAACGGCCATGAATTTGTCCCGGGCCCCCACCGAAGTAAATACAAAAAATGTCATTGATTTTTCCACGAAACTGACCCAGCTCCTTTTTTCGGTTCGTTCTCTTTCAAAATACACCTCGCAATTTGCCATCCTTAATCAGAAAAACGACATTGTCGCAAAAGAGCCGCCGAACAGCCGGATCATAAATCAGTTGCCCGTTGCAGTGATATTGGATTCTCAACCCGATTCCATTAAAAAACAGATATCGGAAGGGGCCATTTATTGGGTTGATTTAAGTGATTATGAGCCGGAATCTCCGGGATATATGCTTGCCATGAAAACATTCCGGATGAATGGCGAAAAAAATACCGCCCTGCTTGTATTTAATTTTAAGGCCTTGCTCGAAGACATTACCCCCGTTCGTCACACCCTGTCCGGAACCTTTTTTATCTTGGATCCGTTACAAAAGACAGTTGTCCTGTTTTCGCATTTATCCGGAGGGCCGTTTACCTGGCAGCGATTGTCATTGGATCGGATAAAGGCTGATAAAAAAAGAATATTTCAAAAAATTCTGAAAACAAATGACCGCCTGTTTCATGAACAGAACGATTCACTTGAGTTTTTTGCGCGCCGGCAAGACCTGTTTTCATGGCGGACGGGGTTGTTTTTTAAGTCAGATGCCTATTTTTTGCCCATTGAGGCAAAATGGAAAATGCATGATCGCCTGCGAAAAAAATCCTTGAATGAATTTAAATATTTTCTCTTTTTTCTGGCCTTCGTGCTCTTTATAATCAGCGGGCTGATGGCACGGATTTTTCAGCGTCCCCTACAACGGCTGATAGATGCGGCACAAAGAATCAAAAGCGGCCAAATTCAACAAAAAATTCCACCGGGGCGAATAAAAGAGTTTTCACAATTGATTGATGCGTTTAATGATATGTCTGTTAAGCTTCATACGTCATTACAAAAATTGTCTCATTCAGAAAATCGGTACCGGGCCCTTGTGGAAGAAGCCGGAGAGGCTATTCTTGTGTTTTCTTCGGATGGTAAAGTTGTAACGGCCAATCACGCCTGTTCCGAGCTTCTGGTCATTCCGCCGGAAGAGTTGGCCCAAAAAAATGTGAGTGACATCTTTTCCAATCTGCCGTTTTTGGAATATACCACGCAGAAAAAAACAAACATCCCGCTGGAGCTAACCTATCGTCAGCCGGGCGGAAAACTGCTTCGGATCCAGGTAAAACCCACCAGAATTGAACTTCAGGAAAAGGTATTTTATCAGGTAATTATCCACAATCTCACGCAACAGAAGGAATTTGAGCAAAAACTGGTTGAGCAAAATCGGTTTTTAAGCCTGACCAACGCGATTACGGGG includes:
- a CDS encoding RnfABCDGE type electron transport complex subunit G produces the protein MKDFFKLPAVLTLTAIIAAGALAYVFNVTKPRIDAQKRLVMEQSLKQVLPSANTGVLIPVKKGGKIEYYKGYASPDTTHLAGYIIISSAHGYSSEIEVMVGVDTSWAIQGIKILSQAETPGLGAKITEIKYGEKSPWFQRQFIGKKGGNLAVDKDGGQIKSVTGATISSRAVTRAVNLGIKRLQKLLGKTPSENLQLSLIF
- a CDS encoding tetratricopeptide repeat protein, producing the protein MGRANEKKRTVWSLVVGIVAALTLYVGIFWGCAPQQTVNKGMSAARKKAIEDSLRKAQQFEILKSWSSGYEYYKNKSYKDAKKYFWKVIRMDTAMAYADTFHYKDIFARLANCYVQENKPDSAQLAYTMGLKFFPNDVYLHESLGYILRGKGQLKKAAEQYEKAVQLNPKKAEDWKILGEIYVKLNDTENAIRAYEKYTAMKPHDRKALEVLSILYKESGREEEAIAKKEEILKNSPNDVTLMLQLGKAYTNRGDLEKARDMYLRVLSIEPENKIALSLLGYVYMNLENYSEAIKIYKKLQKLEPKNPEIFCNIASAYRMKKQYKIAKNYVRKAISIDPKYGLDYITMAQIYEASAGDCINQKGGKVDFDDKLVYEKAYNEYKKALRDPQYADLAQRRMDAIRSMLPTKEDRFFNKGKKEPTSKCYKWIY
- the rpiB gene encoding ribose 5-phosphate isomerase B, yielding MSIAVGSDHAGFELKEAIREYLESLNLSVKDFGTFTTDSVDYPDFAYAVASAVAKGEFDRGILICGTGIGMSIVANKVKGIRAAECTTSYLAEMSRRHNNANVLTLGGRVLSAEEAQTIVRVWLETPFEGGRHQRRIDKIHYLTGM
- the nrdR gene encoding transcriptional repressor NrdR; translated protein: MRCPFCGEDNDRVLDSRSSEDGRVVRRRRQCQSCERKFTTKEYIIDLPIMVIKSDGRRESFARDKLLRGIEIACSKRPIPRQKIEEVVEKVQGQIQDLYQKEVSSKQIGEFVSQHLRELDEVAYVRFASVYRKFQDTEEFLKELQSLIRKSK
- a CDS encoding serine hydroxymethyltransferase; translated protein: MQLLKEVDPEIYDAILNETHRQNDKLELIASENFVSPAVLRAMGSIMTNKYAEGYPGKRYYGGCEFVDVAENLARERAKQLFGAVHANVQPHSGTQANMAVYFSLLNPGETLMGMNLAHGGHLSHGSPVNFSGRYYRVVAYGVDESGFIDMNQVEDVAKREKPKMIMTGASAYSREIDFRAFREIADRVGAKLVADIAHPAGLVAAGLIQSPIPYAHVVTTTTHKTLRGPRGGMILLGADGENDLGITTPKGRIKRWSEVIDSNVFPGSQGGPLMHVIAAKAVAFKEDLQPSFKDYARQIIANAKAMADEFIKRGYTVVSGGTDTHLMLLDLSNRSITGKEAEKALEQAGITVNKNMVPFDKQSPFVTSGIRIGTPALTTRGMKENEMRYIAGLIDRVLLNLGKDAVYRDVFGEVQDLCRKFPLYELPE
- the rsxC gene encoding electron transport complex subunit RsxC, which codes for MLGFKERTFHGGAHPPEAKKYTEKKPIEKMPAPEQVVIPLQQHIGAPTEPLVKVGDRVKIGDRLSEPKGFVSVPVHASVSGKVVKIAEMPHPLGKKVLSIIIQNDGEDAFSEAVRPDENYMDLSPEEMRKRIQMAGIAGMGGATFPTHVKLSPPAEKPIDTLIINGAECEPYLTADHRTMVEFSEEIVAGIKIIQKILGVKRTIIAIEKNKPDAIKKMRGVTRNDSSIDVIALKVKYPQGAEKQLIKAITNREVPTGGLPMDVGCLVQNVGTTRAIYEALARGKPLYERVTTVTGPGIKEPKNLIVRIGTLFKDVIAYCGGYREDVSKLIMGGPMMGLAQHTDDVPVIKGTSGLLLLTEKYVRVADPMPCIGCNRCVDTCPMHLVPTTLAEFADFKRYVEAEKWGIMDCIECGTCTFVCPAKRHLLQSIRFGKYEINLQKRKAS
- a CDS encoding electron transport complex subunit E; this encodes MAMSLIKEFTKGIYKENPTFRMVLGMCPTLAVSNTLQNSVGMGVAVIFVLTSSNFLVSLIHPWVPSKIRIPIYITVIATFTTIVDLVMAAYTPGLHKALGIFIPLIVVNCIILGRAEAFAGKNSVLPSIMDGLGMGLGFTLALSLLGFTRELIGNGTLWGIPVLGTSYHPMLIMILPPGAFLVLGLYMALLNYFDRKRAVL
- a CDS encoding RnfABCDGE type electron transport complex subunit A, encoding MELRTLLIISIASIFVNNFVLNRFLGICPYMGVSKEISSALGMGFAVIFVMTLASFVTWLIYVYLLEPASTNVFFHIFSLKHPPDLTFLRTIAFILVIAALVQFVEMVVQKSAPGLYKALGIYLPLITTNCAILGVTVLNINDSLNLLESITQGFMSGVGFTLALVLMAGIREKLDSARIPESFKGTPIAFITAALMSIAFLGFAGLRL
- a CDS encoding RnfABCDGE type electron transport complex subunit D, whose product is MDKLFRVSSSPHVLDRDNVSKIMIYVILALLPSLIGGTYFFGWRALWVTALTVLSCVVTEAVVQKMMNRPVTITDWSAVVTGILLAFNMPSNVPFYLPIVGGVFAIAIAKQAFGGLGFNPVNPALAARAFLLASWPIDMTVFKVAPRGGTLSGIDAITTATPLNVMKQSLDILKHQSNYAVEKVSQAQSAILQLKEAYGHLFWGNVGGCLGETSAFLILLGAALLMYKRIIDWRIPFSYLFTVAVLAWMFGGPSGLFSGDWIFHLLAGGVMLGAFFMATDMVTSPLTPSGRIYFGVGAGILTVIIRLWGGYPEGTSYSILLMNLTVPLLNRYTRPRIFGERRRK